In Rhodanobacter humi, the following are encoded in one genomic region:
- a CDS encoding TA system VapC family ribonuclease toxin yields the protein MREPRGAWEGGGTTWLLDVNVLLALLDPAHVHHEVAHAWFATANAAWASCNLTQNGALRIMSHPRYGNAVASTAIAAELLAGLCSQPGHVYWSADLSLLDSPLIDRTRLLAAEQVTDTWLLALAVQHGGRLATFDKRLVTSAVQGGEQAVQVISG from the coding sequence GTGCGCGAACCGCGTGGCGCATGGGAAGGCGGCGGCACGACCTGGCTGCTGGACGTCAACGTGCTGCTGGCGCTGCTCGACCCCGCGCATGTGCATCACGAGGTGGCGCATGCCTGGTTTGCCACGGCGAACGCCGCATGGGCCAGCTGCAACCTTACCCAGAATGGCGCGCTGCGCATCATGTCGCACCCGCGCTACGGCAATGCCGTGGCCTCCACCGCCATCGCCGCCGAACTGCTGGCCGGGCTGTGCAGCCAACCCGGGCATGTGTACTGGAGCGCCGACCTCAGCCTGCTCGATTCGCCCTTGATCGACCGTACGCGCCTGCTGGCCGCCGAGCAGGTGACGGATACCTGGCTGCTGGCGCTGGCCGTGCAGCACGGCGGCCGCCTCGCCACTTTCGACAAGCGCCTGGTGACCAGCGCGGTGCAGGGCGGCGAGCAGGCCGTGCAGGTGATTTCCGGGTAG
- a CDS encoding ATP-binding cassette domain-containing protein: protein MSLIQLQRVDFSIGGPLLLEQVDLSIDRNERVCIVGRNGEGKSTLMKLIAGELKADDGEVRVQGGVVIARMAQEVPHGTAGSVFDVVAAGLGDLGQLLARYHHLLHEGDLDALGEVQHAIEARHGWDLDRRVSEVLTRLELPADTDFAALSGGMKRRVLLAQALVRRPDVLLLDEPTNHLDIEAIGWLEGFLKSFDGSLIFVTHDRSFLQALATRIVEIDRGQLTDWPGDYANYLRRREERLHAEAQANALFDKKLAQEEVWIRQGIKARRTRNEGRVRALKALRVERAQRRELGGNVKMTAANAQASGKKVIDLQHVHQAYGGRVLIDDLTTTVMRGDRIGIIGPNGAGKSTLLKIMLGELQPQRGTAELGTSIQVAYFDQHRLQLDDSQNALDNVAEGREFIELNGQRKHIIGYLQDFLFSPERARAPITRLSGGERNRLLLAKLFAQPSNLLVMDEPTNDLDIETLELLEELLTDYQGTLLLVSHDRAFLDNVVSSTLVLEGHGRIGEYVGGYSDWLRQRPAAAAAVAAAAAKPGLVREESASPAAAPRRKLSYKDQRELEQLPARIEQLEADIAARGEAMNEPAFFQQDSAAIVKANEALAKLQVELEGAYARWAELDG, encoded by the coding sequence ATGTCCCTGATCCAATTGCAGCGCGTCGACTTCAGCATCGGCGGCCCCCTCCTGCTCGAACAGGTCGATCTTTCAATCGACCGCAACGAGCGCGTGTGCATCGTCGGCCGCAACGGCGAAGGCAAATCCACCCTGATGAAGCTGATCGCCGGCGAGCTGAAAGCCGACGACGGCGAGGTGCGCGTGCAGGGCGGCGTCGTGATCGCGCGCATGGCGCAGGAGGTGCCGCACGGCACCGCTGGCAGCGTGTTCGACGTGGTGGCCGCAGGCCTGGGCGACCTCGGGCAGTTGCTGGCGCGCTATCACCATCTGCTGCACGAAGGCGACCTGGATGCGCTGGGCGAGGTGCAGCACGCGATCGAAGCGCGCCATGGCTGGGATCTCGATCGCCGCGTCAGCGAGGTGCTGACCCGGCTGGAGCTTCCCGCCGACACCGATTTCGCCGCACTCTCCGGCGGCATGAAGCGCCGCGTGCTGCTGGCGCAGGCGCTGGTGCGCAGACCCGACGTGCTGCTGCTGGATGAGCCCACCAACCATCTCGATATCGAGGCGATCGGCTGGCTGGAAGGCTTCCTGAAATCCTTCGACGGCTCGCTGATCTTCGTCACCCACGACCGCAGCTTCCTGCAGGCGCTGGCCACGCGCATCGTGGAGATCGACCGCGGCCAGCTCACCGACTGGCCCGGCGACTACGCCAACTACCTGCGCCGGCGCGAGGAACGCCTGCACGCCGAGGCGCAGGCGAATGCGCTGTTCGACAAGAAGCTGGCGCAGGAGGAAGTGTGGATACGCCAGGGCATCAAGGCCCGGCGCACCCGCAACGAGGGCCGCGTGCGCGCGCTGAAGGCGCTGCGCGTGGAGCGCGCGCAACGGCGCGAGCTGGGCGGCAACGTGAAGATGACCGCCGCGAACGCGCAGGCCTCGGGCAAGAAGGTGATCGACCTGCAGCACGTGCACCAGGCCTACGGCGGCCGCGTGCTGATCGACGACCTCACCACCACAGTGATGCGCGGCGACCGCATCGGCATCATCGGCCCGAACGGCGCGGGCAAGAGCACCTTGCTGAAGATCATGCTGGGCGAGCTGCAGCCGCAACGCGGCACGGCCGAGCTGGGCACCAGCATCCAGGTCGCCTACTTCGACCAGCACCGCCTGCAGCTCGACGACAGCCAGAACGCGCTGGACAACGTGGCCGAGGGTCGCGAGTTCATCGAGCTCAACGGCCAGCGCAAGCACATCATCGGCTACCTGCAGGACTTCCTGTTCTCGCCCGAGCGCGCCCGCGCGCCGATCACCCGGCTCTCCGGCGGCGAGCGCAACCGCCTGCTGCTGGCCAAGCTGTTCGCGCAGCCATCGAATCTGCTGGTGATGGACGAACCCACCAACGACCTCGACATCGAGACGCTGGAACTGCTGGAAGAACTGCTGACCGACTACCAGGGCACCCTGCTGCTGGTCTCGCACGACCGCGCCTTCCTCGACAACGTGGTGTCGAGCACCCTGGTGCTGGAAGGCCATGGGCGGATCGGCGAGTACGTGGGCGGCTACAGCGACTGGTTGCGGCAGCGGCCGGCGGCAGCGGCCGCGGTTGCCGCGGCGGCGGCGAAGCCGGGCCTGGTCCGCGAGGAGTCGGCATCGCCCGCTGCGGCACCCAGGCGCAAGCTCAGCTACAAGGACCAGCGCGAACTCGAACAACTGCCCGCGCGCATCGAGCAGCTTGAGGCCGACATCGCCGCGCGTGGCGAAGCGATGAACGAGCCGGCCTTCTTCCAGCAGGACAGCGCCGCCATCGTCAAGGCGAACGAGGCGCTGGCGAAGCTGCAGGTAGAACTGGAAGGCGCCTACGCGCGCTGGGCGGAACTGGACGGCTAG
- a CDS encoding D-alanyl-D-alanine carboxypeptidase family protein yields the protein MRLGRMLDRLRAMLLLGLLCGLGGFACAAHAGYAAIVVDGSNGQILEQVNADHRDYPASLTKMMTLYLTFQELKSGKLQLDQSMAVSAWAAGKSPTKLGLRAGQTISVQDCVLGMITKSANDAATVMAEGIGGSEDHFAEMMNAQAALLGMSDTHFANASGLPDPNNTSTAHDLVKLAMALYRDFPQYAHFFATQEFVFRGHIVRGHNHLMYRYAGMDGLKTGFTDASGFNLASTAVRDGHRLFAVVLGSRTAGGRDKLMARLLDDGFKGEQTPPILVAEAGGVRPGSRAARILEAISPIQTAEADTVPASERRPGPIRKARHGKSVAVASCGSRGNTACRRAPVHRAHRAATRLAAHHPRTKKQPVVVASRRDTDG from the coding sequence ATGAGGCTGGGGCGAATGCTGGATCGTCTGCGCGCGATGCTGTTGCTGGGGCTGCTGTGCGGCCTCGGCGGATTCGCCTGCGCGGCGCATGCCGGCTACGCGGCCATCGTGGTCGACGGCAGCAACGGCCAGATCCTGGAGCAGGTCAACGCCGATCATCGCGACTATCCCGCCTCGCTGACCAAGATGATGACGCTCTACCTCACCTTCCAGGAGTTGAAGAGCGGCAAGCTGCAACTCGACCAGTCGATGGCGGTATCCGCCTGGGCGGCGGGCAAGTCGCCCACCAAGCTGGGCCTGCGCGCCGGCCAGACCATCTCGGTGCAGGACTGCGTGCTTGGCATGATCACCAAGTCGGCGAACGATGCCGCCACCGTGATGGCCGAAGGCATCGGCGGCAGCGAGGATCACTTCGCCGAGATGATGAACGCGCAGGCCGCGTTGCTCGGCATGAGCGACACGCATTTCGCGAATGCCTCCGGCCTGCCCGACCCGAACAACACCTCCACCGCGCACGACCTGGTGAAGCTGGCGATGGCGCTGTACCGCGACTTCCCGCAGTACGCGCATTTCTTCGCCACCCAGGAGTTCGTGTTCCGCGGGCACATCGTGCGCGGACACAACCATCTGATGTATCGCTACGCGGGCATGGACGGGCTGAAGACCGGCTTCACCGACGCTTCCGGCTTCAACCTGGCCTCCACCGCCGTGCGCGACGGCCACCGCCTGTTCGCCGTGGTGCTGGGCAGCCGCACCGCCGGCGGGCGCGACAAGCTGATGGCGCGCCTGCTGGACGACGGTTTCAAGGGCGAGCAGACGCCACCGATCCTGGTCGCCGAAGCCGGCGGCGTGCGCCCGGGCAGCCGCGCCGCCCGCATCCTGGAGGCGATCTCGCCGATCCAGACCGCCGAGGCGGATACCGTGCCGGCCTCGGAACGCCGGCCGGGGCCGATCCGCAAGGCGCGCCATGGCAAGTCGGTGGCCGTGGCCAGCTGCGGCTCGCGCGGCAACACCGCCTGCCGGCGCGCTCCCGTGCACCGCGCACACCGTGCCGCGACGCGTCTGGCCGCCCATCATCCGCGGACCAAGAAGCAGCCGGTCGTGGTCGCCTCGCGCCGCGATACGGACGGCTAA
- a CDS encoding glutathione S-transferase family protein, with translation MYTLYYAPGSANLVVHLALLEIGAPYELKRIDIEKGEQRSAAYLAINPHGVVPTLVIDGQPHGEAAALALLLAERHPDVALAPASGSAQRADCLQWMFYLANSLQPLFRQWFYPNDHLAEAGETIQQNARAGIEKCWSHIDAHLAAHGPYLLGERFSVADLYALMLMRWSRNMPKPATEWPHVAALAVRLKARPSWPRMCAEEGLVEWA, from the coding sequence ATGTATACGCTCTACTACGCACCCGGCTCGGCCAACCTCGTGGTGCACCTCGCGCTGCTGGAAATCGGCGCGCCGTACGAACTCAAGCGCATCGACATCGAGAAGGGCGAGCAGCGCAGCGCCGCCTATCTCGCGATCAACCCGCACGGTGTGGTGCCCACCCTTGTGATCGACGGCCAACCGCACGGCGAGGCCGCCGCGCTGGCGCTGCTGCTGGCCGAGCGCCACCCCGACGTCGCACTGGCACCGGCATCGGGCAGCGCGCAACGCGCCGACTGCCTGCAATGGATGTTCTACCTCGCCAACTCGCTGCAGCCGCTGTTCCGCCAGTGGTTCTACCCGAACGACCATCTGGCCGAAGCTGGCGAGACGATCCAGCAGAACGCACGCGCCGGCATCGAGAAATGCTGGTCGCATATCGACGCCCACCTCGCCGCGCATGGTCCGTACCTGCTGGGCGAACGCTTCAGCGTCGCCGATCTCTACGCGCTGATGCTGATGCGCTGGTCACGCAACATGCCGAAACCCGCTACTGAGTGGCCACACGTCGCGGCGCTCGCCGTGCGACTGAAGGCGCGACCGTCGTGGCCGCGCATGTGTGCAGAGGAAGGGTTGGTGGAGTGGGCTTGA
- a CDS encoding sensor histidine kinase, which translates to MPTEPSASRAGRMPRFERRALLGSLLVATPGLFAAFALAWASWDASLRWTGVAVAVVATLLLARWQYRRVVFPLYTLSGLLEALRQGDYSLRGVQGGVLGDAIYDINALAERLQRERLEFEESSYLLGKTLAALDSAVFVFDESQRLRLLNPAAQRLLDAERHRLFGLSAAELGLASLLEGPAARLLTHVFPGRSGRFDIRHAALRSGGRGGQLLVVNDVGRVLREEERAAWQRLLRVLGHEVNNSLAPIQSMAGTLATLAARDPLPEDWREDFRGGLELIGHRAEALGRFLSSYSRLARLPPPQPRAVELSTLVAKVAKLEQRLAITVETGEPLTVEADPDQLEQALINLLHNAVEATLPAGGVRLRWRREDGRALIELEDDGPGPPPSDNLFVPFFTTKPGGSGIGLALARQIAEAHEGGVTLAARAGERGALACLWLPLPPSVAPASS; encoded by the coding sequence ATGCCGACTGAGCCCTCCGCGTCGCGCGCCGGCCGCATGCCGCGTTTCGAGCGGCGCGCGCTGCTCGGCAGCCTGCTGGTGGCGACGCCGGGGCTGTTCGCCGCGTTCGCGCTCGCCTGGGCGTCTTGGGATGCGTCGCTGCGCTGGACCGGTGTCGCCGTCGCCGTCGTCGCCACGCTGCTGCTGGCGCGCTGGCAATACCGCCGCGTGGTGTTTCCGCTGTACACGCTGTCCGGTCTGCTGGAGGCGCTGCGCCAGGGCGACTACAGCTTGCGTGGCGTGCAGGGCGGCGTGCTGGGCGACGCGATCTACGACATCAACGCGCTGGCCGAGCGCCTGCAGCGCGAGCGGCTGGAGTTCGAGGAATCCTCCTACTTGCTCGGCAAGACGCTGGCGGCGCTGGACAGTGCGGTGTTCGTGTTCGACGAGAGTCAGCGCTTGCGCCTGTTGAACCCGGCCGCGCAGCGCCTGCTGGATGCCGAGCGCCATCGCTTGTTCGGCCTCTCCGCGGCGGAACTCGGCCTCGCCTCGTTGCTCGAAGGGCCGGCCGCGCGCCTGCTCACACATGTGTTTCCCGGGCGTAGCGGACGCTTCGACATCCGCCATGCGGCGCTGCGCAGCGGCGGCCGCGGCGGCCAGCTGCTGGTGGTCAACGACGTGGGCCGCGTGCTGCGCGAGGAGGAGCGCGCGGCGTGGCAGCGCCTGCTGCGCGTGCTGGGCCACGAGGTCAACAACTCACTGGCGCCGATCCAGTCGATGGCCGGCACGCTGGCCACGCTGGCTGCGCGCGATCCGCTGCCGGAGGACTGGCGCGAGGATTTCCGCGGCGGGCTGGAGCTGATCGGCCACCGCGCCGAGGCATTGGGCCGGTTTCTCTCCAGCTACAGCAGGCTGGCGCGCTTGCCGCCGCCGCAACCGCGGGCGGTGGAACTGTCCACCCTGGTGGCCAAGGTGGCGAAGCTGGAACAGCGCCTGGCGATCACGGTCGAGACCGGCGAGCCGCTGACGGTCGAGGCCGATCCGGACCAGCTCGAACAGGCGCTGATCAACCTCCTGCACAACGCGGTGGAGGCCACGCTGCCCGCCGGCGGCGTGCGCCTGCGCTGGCGCCGCGAGGATGGACGCGCACTGATCGAGTTGGAAGACGATGGCCCCGGCCCGCCACCCAGCGACAACCTGTTCGTGCCGTTCTTCACCACCAAGCCCGGCGGCTCCGGCATCGGCTTGGCGCTGGCGCGGCAGATCGCCGAGGCGCACGAGGGCGGGGTGACGCTGGCCGCGCGCGCGGGCGAGCGTGGCGCGCTGGCCTGCCTGTGGTTGCCGTTGCCGCCATCGGTCGCGCCAGCATCGTCTTGA